Genomic segment of Cottoperca gobio chromosome 6, fCotGob3.1, whole genome shotgun sequence:
CACATGCTTGGAAAGTTTAATTTGTGATGCTGTCAGAGCAAGAACTGAGGAGACCCAACGTGCTTGTCAGAGTATGTTGCTTCGCCTAAAATGAAGTTGATTTGCAGGTGATGGATGCTGCAGTGGGAGGATTATCGGCGACCATGGGTGTCATTGGAGGGGTAGCAGGAGCTGCTCACCAAGCAACTGTAACAACAGTGGACCAGACTCAAATCATCACACTACAGGTAGCTGCTCTTTTGAATTTCACATAACATCCTCCAGTTATTTAATCTTTTGGGGGAGGTTGGACATGTGTGCTGACCTCAGGTCTCTCTGTTCTCAGGTGGTTAACATGGAGGAGCAGGCAGCTCTGGGTCTGGGGGagctccagctggtccaggtgCCCGTTTCTGCCACCACTGTGGAGGCCCTGCAGCAAGGCACCTTTTTAGACACTACTGCCATGCCAAAGGACGGCGACCCAGTCATCTGCCACACCCTGCCGCTGCCTGAGGGCTTTCAGGTGCACAAACCGACATACTCATTGGTTTTTAGGCCCCCGACAGAAATGAATTTCATTACATAACTTTGTTGACTTTTAATCAAAGGTTTGAGTCACCTTTACATAAAGTCTAGATCTAGAAACATTTTTGTAAGACTTCCAACATGGCCCAAGTCTGAATTGAATGCCGTCACATTCATGTAGAATTAAAGGTAGAACAGATTAatgcaaataaattaataaaacctgtgttataaacacacaacactgactTAAATTCCTGAGGAGATTCTAGCTCATGTTGGATCAATCTAAAATGATTGTATCTCTTGTTACACTGCCAGTTTTCCTGAAATGTTACATCTCCACTACAGTAGGTAATTATCTTACTCTGACTATAATTCCATAATACATGGAAATATACGGAGGATTCGAATCAACTTTTAtttgtcacacatgtacacagcacacacagagacaaagactcGTCCTAAtgctaggagcagtgggcagctactacACAGtgcccggggagcagtgtgggggtcaggtgccttgctcaagggcaccttggCAGTGAACTGTCACCGCTCCAGGTACCAGTGCGCACTCCGTACTTGGTCCAACCGTCAACCCTTTGGTTCCCAAGTCAAGTCCctacagactgagctactgccgccccatcatctatacacctatatcACTTATTTTAATCAGCCACTGGGGCACATCATTTCTCTTTTGCACTCGAGCATCTGCAGAAGAAAACTAGACACAATGACTTGTCTTTTTTAAGTGATCAATTGACTAAAGAATTAATGCATTTGCTGTGTAGGTGGTCAAGGTTGGAGCTAATGGGGAGgtggagacagtggagcaggaggagggattAGAAGCCCACACTGAACAGCAGGAAGATGAGGAAGTGGGACACCACTTGCTTGAAGGGGAGGATGAACGCATTCAGCCTACGAATGACGACTCAAACTGGGCTAAAGACCCGGACTATCAGCCCCCATGTGGATCTCTCAGGAAGACCAAGAAGGCAAGATAGTTGTGTGGTATTAACCTCTTTGTTACTGCGGTTTTAAGACCCTTCTCTGTAATTGAACTGGACTTGTACTACATGTTGACAGGTGAATCTTTGAATGTGATCAGCCTATGATGAGGTCTAATGACTTGTCTGGCTGTTTGTCCAGGGTAAAAAGAGTCGTCTGCGTTATGCTGAAGGAGATAAGGACATGGATGTCAGTGTCTATGACTTTGAAGAGGAACAGCAGGAGGGCCTTCTATCTGAGGTCAATGCTGAGAAAGTAGTGGGCAACATGAAACCACCCAAACCCACCAAGATCAAGAAGAAAGGTGAGACATGGCTGTTTGTGTTACTGAGGACATATTTTGAATGACACCATAGCATTGTAttccatttgtttgtttggatcCCAATAGGCAGCTCTATCACAGCAGTTATTCTTCCTGGGATCCACTTCTGAATTTCATACACAGtgacaatataaagaaatacaattcaTAACTAATATCAATCACATATTAAAACGTatctttttgttgcttttacaaAATTCTGTTCAAATACTCAAATTGTAACTCATATAATCAGttatttaactttttgtttAGATTTTAGTTTTCATTTCTGCTTCAGGTTTGATGTTCTGCCTAACAGTGGCTAAGTGGCTATGGGATTGTGATACAAACTCTTTTGAATTGAATGTGAGGTCTGTGTATGTCATTGTTGTGTGTTAGGAGTAAAGAAGACGTTTCAGTGTGAGCTGTGCAGCTACACGTGCCCTCGGCGATCCAACCTGGACAGACACATGAAGAGTCACACAGACGAGAGACCTCACAAATGTCACCTGTGTGGAAGAGCCTTCAGGACGGTCACCCTGCTAAGAAACCatctcaatacacacacaggtatacacTACCACACATCTTCATAAAAACATTAGACTCCAATGAGACCAAAAAAGTAGTAGTAGCTCTCCAACACCGTGCAAGGGTAGCTGACGTGTCTTATTTGTCATTTATGCAGGAACTCGTCCTCACAAGTGCACAGACTGTGATATGGCTTTTGTGACTAGTGGAGAGTTGGTTCGCCATCGTCGCTACAAACACACGCATGAGAAACCCTTCAAATGCTCCATGTGTGACTATGCCAGTGTGGAGGTAATACGAGCTCttgtctgctttgtgtttttgaggTTTTACAAAGTTCAATGTATTATATTTGCTACACTAATCTTCATCCGCTCATCTGGAGTGAAGAACAGTAAAGGACATGTTCACTGTTCTGTTGTAAAATGTGGTTTTCAAACAAGTTACTGGCagatacattttgtgtttagtgttcTGATATGTGACtgtttgtgtggatgttgtGTAGGTGAGCAAACTAAAGCGTCACATCCGCTCCCACACCGGTGAGCGTCCGTTCCAGTGCAGTCTTTGCAGCTACGCCAGCAGAGACACATACAAGCTGAAGagacacatgaggacacactCAGGTGAATGTGACACCTTAACTgcttttctacatttttaaagCAGTGGAGGAGGAATAGGTGGCTTATGTCAGATTTtttatttggttgttttttggGGGAAGCTTGTATAAATTGTATATTAATTGTTAACTGTTGAGTAAAGCAAATATTTTAGCTACTTGCATAATTTAAATGAGGCTAATTTTGTGACCTGCCtcttattattttgtattttactgttCTGTTAGATTATAAACATTAATGTGATCAAGGTTAAACCTGTGTACATTCTATTCTCAGGAGAGAAACCTTATGAGTGCTACATCTGCCACGCCCGATTCACCCAGAGTGGAACCATGAAGATGCATattctgcagaaacacacagagaacgtGGCCAAATTCCACTGTCCACACTGTGACACTGTCATCGCACGCAAGAGTGACCTGGGTAACTTAGTGTAAACTTACCAGATTGACCAGATGTCATGTTGTTTCATCCCCcttatgtgtttttcttttttcatcggTATGCATCTCCAGGCGTCCATCTTCGTAAGCAGCACTCATTCATTGAGACTGGAAAGAAGTGCCGCTACTGCGACGCCGTTTTCCACGAGCGCTACGCTCTGATCCAACATCAGAAGTCCCATAAGAACGAGAAGAGGTTCAAATGCGACATGTGTGACTACTGCTGCCGCCAGGTGTGTGCACATAAATGTCTTTGTGTAGTGATATGTAGGGTTGCCATACTCGGACCAAGTGAGGAGCAAATGACAAGTATTACCCCAAGCCAGTACCAATGAAATTATAAGACAGTTGGGAGCAACCTTTGCAGCCGAGTGGTTACAATGCATGCACATTAGCGCAACGTCCTGGGTTCAATTTTGGGACATTTGTTGCATGTGGTACCCCCTTCTCTCCATTTccagtctctgtctgtcagtacactagcaaataaaaatgacaacaattatcacaacaaaaaaaaatgaaatatgaaaataatgacCTTTTTTATTGGTTATTAACAAGAATAAAAGCCTGCAGCTCTGTGAGTTAGAAAGTTTGACCTGCTCtgggcgctagaggaaaagtcatgGATATTCAAGACATTAAGATTCCTCCTTTAGGGACCGTGATGGCCATCCAGCCAGTAGTTGTTGGACCAAACTGATGGTCAGACCCACCGACAGATCGCCATTACCATCCATAGGGCATTGCACTGCATTACTTTTGCTGTAAACATTTGGGTTTGACATCAACACATAGCCTTTCAATCACTTTGGTAAAGATTGATCTTTTTCTTATCATTCCATAAAAACAATCAGCCTCGTTCCAATgtgtaactttgtttttcaaCTGTGTGCCGCTGGTTCCAGGAGCGCCACATGGTCATGCATCGTCGAACCCACACTGGAGAGAAACCATATGCCTGCAGCCAATGTGAGAAGACCTTCAGACAGAAGCAGCTCCTGGACATGCACTTCAAACGCTACCACGACCCCAACTTTGTACCCACCGCATTCGTCTGCCCCAAGTGTAGCAAGACCTTCACTCGCAGGGTAACAACACTCTTTCTACCTGTCTCGCACTCCAAGTGAACTCTTAATGAAGTTAGAAATAGTCAGCAGACTATCTAACAGTGTGTTCTTGTAGAACACCATGGCTCGCCACTCTGAGAACTGCAACGGTGAGGTGGATGATGCCGAGAATGGAGCTCCAACCCcaaagaaagggaggagaggaagaaagaggaagatgaggagcaggagagaTGAGGATGACAGCGGTGAGAATTTTACATTGTATGCAAGCGTGGGCATGATGCTGGGTTTGCACTCTTCTGATTAGTTTATCTCTCTGTCGTCTTTGTTGTATCTCTGTCATGCAGAGGAGGATAATGCTGAactggatgatgatgatgaggacgaGGAGGATGGTGATGGTGAGGAAGAAGCATCACCGCTACAGGATGAGGAGGAGCCAGAAAGCATGGAACTGGACCAGGCCCCCGCCGCCATCCCAGTACCAGCTCCCGACGAGCCACCAGTCAAGAGGAAACGAGGCCGACCCCCAAAGAACGCCCCCAAGCCTCCAACTCCCTGCAAATCTGTCAGGGTGGCTGCCAAGGTGGCTGCTACTGGTGAGAACGCTAAAATCAGACCAGCTGATGTTGAGCATGTTCATGGAAAACGGGATGTATTTTGTCTATGGGGGGGGAGTGGTGTCATATAATGTTCAAGTTCTGTAAAAGCACATCCACTGTAGCTAATATCTGATCCTGATTCTATATTCAAACTGTTGGCTGGAAAAATCTAAGTGTTGCAGCTGAACGAGTGATTCAATAAACATGTCAGACGGGATGTTATTTAACTAAATCTTACATATTGTACTAAAAATATTGACAAAAGAAAGGTTGTCTGTAGTGACCTATAGGGTAACCTGCTTTCAGAAAGGTCGTTGTATTAAAGTTATTACATGTGCCAGTCCCTGTAAAACTATTACTACATTAATCCTATAATATACATCGTTTTGTTCAAATATAATTACAACTTCTCTTTGCAAACTCTGTAAACTCTGAGGTAAAgattgtgatgtgatgttgaggtatgaacatttttagttttagctGGTAAAGTCATGCATCATCTTAGGCATCAAATCAAATAACAGAATAAATCACAACTGAATTTTAAACAAGCGTGTCCTCAAACTCCACGGCAAAGAAATGATTAATTTACAGTGCAGGTGTTACCTGGCACAGGATTGAATGGCAACTTTTTAATTCTCATAACCCCTGAATGCAGCACTTAggtttgtctttgttgtgttttgtagcTGCTGCCATCATTCAGGTGGAGGATGAGAGTACTGGAGCAGTGGAGAACATCATAGTGAAGAAGGAAGATAGCGACCCCTCTGCAGTGACACCTCTGGAGCAGGGAGTGGCCCTGACCGTGGAGGGGCTGGGGCTAGACGGGGAAGGGGTTGAGACTGTTGAGCTGGCTGTGAATGAGGAAACAGCCGCTGCCGCCGCCAATGGTGATCTGACACCAGAGATGATCCTCAGCATGATGGACCGGTGAACTCGACACACTGCCACCCGTGTAACCGGACTATGAGTAAAACTGgcaaatacacattaacatttcCGCATCCTTGGCCTACGCCTCATGTACCATCTGTGTGAGCTTTTAATGGAAGCCATTTTGCCTTCATTGAAGTGGCTGCAAAACCAACCATGCACAAAGAAGGGAAGCCGCATGTAAATACTTACACACAGTAACTTCACATCCATGTACATCAACTGCACAGCTGATGTGTGtaggtctcacacacacctgagtcAACTCCCTCATCATATACAGATATCGTCCAAGCTAATGACAGACAGCTCTCTGCTCTTAAATGCTTATTTCAGTTTGAATGTCTTCTGAATGAATCATTGTGTATTTTCTACTTGTTTCTACCCAAAGCCACATCCTGTGTCAGCCTCTACCCACACGCTGCAGTTAATGTTCAGATCCCCTCTATGTTGCTCTGCCAAAAGGACACATTTGATCTACCTTCACTTTTCACTTTGATTTCCTGCTTGCTGTTCTTGCAACTATGCTGATTTTGAAAATACCAAGcctttatatgtgtatatatagatataaatgtagtttttcCTAATGAAACTTAGTATATGGAACTTGAGATACCACTTGCTCTCAGTCATATGATCTGTATATTTTAAGTATGATTTTCCTCCTTGTTAACACACGGTCCATGTTTGGCTGTTTGGACATTGAGGCTTTTATAGAAGGAAGTTAAAAGAGGGATTCTTCTGTATTCATGAGCAAACGTGTGCACAGTTGGATCCATTCTAATGAACTGAAGTCAGTGATAACCGAGCTTGAACTTTCAGCTTTGTCAGCAGTCAACCTTGTTCAGCAGGAAACTTGCCCCTCAGTTCGCTCATGGATATTCTATACTTGATATGGCTGCTAATTTAGTTTCCCAGCATCAACATTGAGATGacgtatttatttttgtcctaCCATTGGAagatatgttttattcataggTAATGTTCCTCCTCCTGTTCCACATTTTGAAGGAGGCAGTTTGACATCACGTAATGTGAAAGATCCCTGCCGGTTGGAAAAACGGATAATCCTGATTTAGTTGCAAAAGCGTTGTACTATAGTTGTGATCTTGAACATTCCAAATACTTCAGTTAACATGAAATTATAATCTATGCATTTGAATCATCTCACTTAAAGAAATGAGCCGTAACAAACTCAAGCGTTGTATTTCAAGATAATACCAGTcactctttattttcattttctaaaatgtattcACTTCCCCGTAAATATCTTTCATGGATCAGTTATCAAAGACCAGCTTGTGAATCAATGTGTCACTCAAAACTTCTCCCCACAATAATCAATGATCACCAACTGGTGGTTTGCCTgtaaatacacatttgaaaGCCTTTGCGTTTTGATTGATTGTGAAccttcttaatgtttttaaatgcctGATTTGGAGATGCGTTGgttaaaatgaacatttacaatttaattTCTGTGGTAAACATGTTGGTGCCACACCTGGTGGTACTCCCTGTCCTGAGCCTGTAAAGGTGGGTTACCTCTCCATCATGCTTTCCTCCTACAGATGAGCCCCTCCTAACCAACCAAACTGAATTGATCTAATCTGAACCACTATcatttttctgtgtgtattctgttgCTCATAATCGttttgtgtctgctgtttgctgatacacaactgttttctgttttgcaaTTTTCAGTTCGGGTCAATTTGTAGTTGCCACTGCGTTTCTCTGCGGTTGGTTCAGTGAAGCTTTGTCTTATTCTGTTCTCCTGAGTATCTGCTGAAACGCTTTGGCACTCACCTAAAAACTTATACTGAATACGTTCAACTAGTAAATTGCatgtaataacaacaaaacagcCTTCTTGTTCTTTTTTGACAGGTTTTATACTGTTTGCTGTACTATGTGACTTAATTAGGTAATCAAGAAGCCCCGGATGAAGGCCGTGTTAGCCTTGCAGTTGTTATCCATTTGCAGCTCATACTGAGGTACGTCCTCTCCAGGTCTGTTATCCCTGATTTGTATAAAAACACAGGTTGAAATCGCTTAAATGAAGGTTGGAACAAAAGGGATGGTCCAAATTTTATCAACTCGTATGATTTGAGTCGTCTGACGGTGTTAATCCTGAGACTTTTCTTGTGAGCTTGACCACAGGTTATGATGGTTGATATGTGGCCTTCCTTTTATTACAAGAAGACATGTTCTCATTACATGGAAGTATTTCCTCTGTAACGTAACATTGGTTAGAAGTCCAGTATTGCAAAAGCCAGCTGTAAAGAACCATGGACAcaaaaagaaagtaagaaaatcAATGTTTTGTAAGAATCTTTCAGAATCATCAATTGTGTGACTGTATTGCTGTGGTCTGAGATCTCATTCtgtaaaacaagaacaaaatgtTCTGTTATCAACTTGTGGTGTTATTGTTCTGCAGGCGGACGGATGGATGTTTGACTGTTGTCAAAGCAACAACagcattgttttttgtttgcacattgcttgtttgtttggGCAGAAATGAGAGAACGGTTTTAAGATGGTTTTAAACACATCCCTGTTTTAAGAtcaagaaaacagaagaaacctTTGTCATGTCATTTTTGAAGATAAGACACTGTACAGCTGATAAATAAAATCATCCTAATGGGCCCATGGCTGAATGAATGCGTCTTTGTTTTAATTAGTTACAGAGTTGTGGGGCGGTGTTCAAGTATGTGCTGAAGGAGGTCTGAAAAAGCACAAAGCCTCTCATGATGGCAGTAGTGTGTACTCGGTGTACCACATGGTGCCTCTGATAGTATCTTGTAGGCTGCTCTTAGAACAGCCTGTAGTTAGAGTGCAGGGATGGAGGCCACTTCTGATCCTCAACATGAACTCGGAGTCTCCACAAGAAGTGCAGCTGTTGCAGTCTGCTACAG
This window contains:
- the ctcf gene encoding transcriptional repressor CTCF isoform X1; this encodes MDGGPTDGVGVVELPTKDFPSIQAIHSHDAMVADLLQQAAEAGGVVEGQAGVILEQGHGEGIMVASQAHHQMMEAGVGIGLDGAGVEMMVMDSLDPTLLQMKTEVMDAAVGGLSATMGVIGGVAGAAHQATVTTVDQTQIITLQVVNMEEQAALGLGELQLVQVPVSATTVEALQQGTFLDTTAMPKDGDPVICHTLPLPEGFQVVKVGANGEVETVEQEEGLEAHTEQQEDEEVGHHLLEGEDERIQPTNDDSNWAKDPDYQPPCGSLRKTKKGKKSRLRYAEGDKDMDVSVYDFEEEQQEGLLSEVNAEKVVGNMKPPKPTKIKKKGVKKTFQCELCSYTCPRRSNLDRHMKSHTDERPHKCHLCGRAFRTVTLLRNHLNTHTGTRPHKCTDCDMAFVTSGELVRHRRYKHTHEKPFKCSMCDYASVEVSKLKRHIRSHTGERPFQCSLCSYASRDTYKLKRHMRTHSGEKPYECYICHARFTQSGTMKMHILQKHTENVAKFHCPHCDTVIARKSDLGVHLRKQHSFIETGKKCRYCDAVFHERYALIQHQKSHKNEKRFKCDMCDYCCRQERHMVMHRRTHTGEKPYACSQCEKTFRQKQLLDMHFKRYHDPNFVPTAFVCPKCSKTFTRRNTMARHSENCNGEVDDAENGAPTPKKGRRGRKRKMRSRRDEDDSEEDNAELDDDDEDEEDGDGEEEASPLQDEEEPESMELDQAPAAIPVPAPDEPPVKRKRGRPPKNAPKPPTPCKSVRVAAKVAATAAAIIQVEDESTGAVENIIVKKEDSDPSAVTPLEQGVALTVEGLGLDGEGVETVELAVNEETAAAAANGDLTPEMILSMMDR
- the ctcf gene encoding transcriptional repressor CTCF isoform X2 — encoded protein: MKTVNLSLLFQFLPSMDGGPTDGVGVVELPTKDFPSIQAIHSHDAMVADLLQQAAEAGGVVEGQAGVILEQGHGEGIMVASQAHHQMMEAGVGIGLDGAGVEMMVMDSLDPTLLQMKTEVMDAAVGGLSATMGVIGGVAGAAHQATVTTVDQTQIITLQVVNMEEQAALGLGELQLVQVPVSATTVEALQQGTFLDTTAMPKDGDPVICHTLPLPEGFQVVKVGANGEVETVEQEEGLEAHTEQQEDEEVGHHLLEGEDERIQPTNDDSNWAKDPDYQPPCGSLRKTKKGKKSRLRYAEGDKDMDVSVYDFEEEQQEGLLSEVNAEKVVGNMKPPKPTKIKKKGVKKTFQCELCSYTCPRRSNLDRHMKSHTDERPHKCHLCGRAFRTVTLLRNHLNTHTGTRPHKCTDCDMAFVTSGELVRHRRYKHTHEKPFKCSMCDYASVEVSKLKRHIRSHTGERPFQCSLCSYASRDTYKLKRHMRTHSGEKPYECYICHARFTQSGTMKMHILQKHTENVAKFHCPHCDTVIARKSDLGVHLRKQHSFIETGKKCRYCDAVFHERYALIQHQKSHKNEKRFKCDMCDYCCRQERHMVMHRRTHTGEKPYACSQCEKTFRQKQLLDMHFKRYHDPNFVPTAFVCPKCSKTFTRRNTMARHSENCNGEVDDAENGAPTPKKGRRGRKRKMRSRRDEDDSEEDNAELDDDDEDEEDGDGEEEASPLQDEEEPESMELDQAPAAIPVPAPDEPPVKRKRGRPPKNAPKPPTPCKSVRVAAKVAATAAAIIQVEDESTGAVENIIVKKEDSDPSAVTPLEQGVALTVEGLGLDGEGVETVELAVNEETAAAAANGDLTPEMILSMMDR